In Arthrobacter sp. QXT-31, one genomic interval encodes:
- a CDS encoding CBU_0592 family membrane protein, which produces MADISGWVGAFTTLAAYTAFSMGWITNGRLFQTANLIGSAALIINGYHQEAWPFVLLNAVWGTISIAALVRLRRNRPSGNRSTPLAARVTRPAAVDVLTD; this is translated from the coding sequence TTGGCTGACATAAGTGGATGGGTAGGCGCCTTCACCACACTTGCCGCGTATACCGCCTTTTCCATGGGCTGGATTACCAACGGACGTCTCTTCCAGACAGCGAACCTGATCGGATCCGCCGCGCTGATAATCAACGGCTACCACCAGGAAGCATGGCCCTTCGTGCTCCTGAACGCCGTCTGGGGCACCATCTCCATCGCGGCCCTGGTCCGCCTGCGACGAAACAGGCCCAGCGGTAACCGCTCAACTCCGCTCGCGGCCAGGGTAACCAGGCCCGCCGCCGTCGACGTCCTGACCGACTGA
- a CDS encoding FadR/GntR family transcriptional regulator, with amino-acid sequence MTSTTSLQSQIYRSLPEIERSDAIVERISTGIGLGLLEVGQRLPPEAALSEMFGVGGATLREALAELRDRGIVETRRGRSGGTFVVSQPQTPTDRVRDWFLSTSISEIRDIGDEHSAIAATTIRLACERAEAHNLERLRELARALILARSPEVRASADSRFHIELAVSPQSPRLAAAEIRLQEESVLQLWAPLGGELDSETATAEHLELVRAVAQDQTEKAQKLVLEHIRRNIFHLIDTKLTLGYSRAIQEDAAGEVMSA; translated from the coding sequence ATGACCTCGACGACGTCATTGCAGTCGCAGATCTATCGGTCCCTGCCGGAAATCGAGAGGTCGGATGCGATTGTCGAAAGAATCTCCACCGGCATCGGCCTCGGTTTGCTTGAGGTGGGTCAGCGGCTGCCGCCTGAAGCGGCGCTCTCGGAGATGTTCGGAGTTGGCGGCGCGACGCTTCGGGAAGCTTTGGCCGAGTTACGGGACCGGGGCATCGTCGAGACCCGCCGCGGCCGGAGCGGAGGTACCTTTGTGGTCAGTCAGCCGCAAACCCCTACCGACAGGGTCCGTGATTGGTTTCTTTCGACATCCATTTCCGAGATCCGTGACATCGGGGACGAACACTCGGCGATTGCGGCCACCACCATACGCCTGGCCTGTGAACGTGCGGAAGCACATAACCTTGAGCGTCTTCGCGAACTTGCCCGCGCCTTGATTTTGGCCAGGAGCCCGGAGGTTCGTGCTTCCGCTGACAGCCGCTTCCACATTGAGTTGGCCGTTTCGCCGCAGTCACCGAGGCTCGCGGCGGCCGAAATCCGGCTGCAGGAAGAGTCAGTCCTACAGTTGTGGGCTCCCCTCGGCGGGGAACTTGACTCCGAAACGGCAACTGCTGAACACCTGGAGCTGGTCCGGGCGGTTGCCCAGGACCAGACCGAGAAAGCCCAGAAACTGGTCCTCGAGCACATTCGGCGGAACATTTTCCACCTGATCGACACGAAACTCACACTCGGATACAGCCGAGCCATCCAGGAAGACGCCGCAGGCGAAGTCATGAGCGCCTAA
- a CDS encoding TetR/AcrR family transcriptional regulator — protein MRVPAEERKEQLIAATVELMRCEGVQSVTVRAIAKEANAPLATAHYCFSGKDEIMDAAAEAWLKNLSSFSGDIHFELGLRKAVEQVAEGYWRALEEEPASLLAEIELILWATRNAPASPLAAKIYPAYETELGNIFSTAAQTTGEKSLIDFPTLARSFLMIYDGAAIQYLTNPKATDHRTMFFTLVDALLTKAGV, from the coding sequence ATGCGGGTACCCGCAGAGGAACGCAAAGAACAGCTAATCGCAGCCACCGTTGAACTGATGCGGTGCGAAGGCGTCCAGTCAGTAACCGTCCGGGCCATCGCCAAAGAAGCCAACGCACCCCTGGCCACCGCACACTACTGCTTCAGCGGCAAAGACGAAATCATGGACGCCGCCGCCGAAGCCTGGCTCAAGAACCTCAGCAGCTTCTCCGGCGACATCCACTTCGAACTCGGCCTCCGCAAAGCCGTCGAACAAGTCGCCGAAGGCTACTGGCGGGCACTGGAAGAAGAACCCGCCAGCCTCCTCGCCGAAATCGAACTCATCCTCTGGGCCACCCGCAACGCCCCCGCCAGCCCCCTCGCCGCCAAAATCTACCCCGCCTACGAAACAGAACTCGGCAACATCTTCTCCACCGCAGCCCAAACCACCGGCGAAAAAAGCCTCATAGACTTCCCCACCCTCGCCCGGTCCTTCCTCATGATCTACGACGGCGCAGCCATCCAATACCTCACCAACCCCAAAGCCACCGACCACCGCACCATGTTCTTCACACTCGTAGACGCACTCCTGACCAAAGCCGGCGTCTAA
- a CDS encoding cache domain-containing protein: MNHDKEAAHAATALTSWTKGVSAGIKGLAGSVASLLERNPGGKSKIDKAALAGLDKLSQEFLANHAFAVGAGTFFAPGFVAEGSEALEWWSRKEPGSMGRLDLDRTPGSNRYYDFEKLPFFSTAASTGEQTLWGPYIDYLGFEEYILTFTAPVYVHGTFMGVAGCDIRIKDLEALIMPHLRVVPGNAALINASNRVILGNSPMYLVGDRIKPGAAEQQRLALDVPHLGLALIYTDPLKASAAVSA; the protein is encoded by the coding sequence ATGAACCACGACAAAGAAGCCGCGCATGCTGCCACCGCCCTCACTTCGTGGACCAAGGGCGTCTCCGCCGGGATTAAGGGACTCGCCGGCAGCGTCGCCTCGCTGCTTGAACGAAATCCCGGCGGCAAATCAAAGATCGACAAAGCAGCCTTAGCCGGACTGGATAAGCTCTCGCAGGAGTTCCTGGCGAATCACGCTTTCGCCGTCGGGGCCGGGACGTTCTTCGCTCCTGGCTTCGTTGCGGAGGGCAGCGAAGCCCTGGAGTGGTGGTCCCGCAAGGAACCCGGATCCATGGGCCGGCTTGATCTTGACCGCACTCCGGGCAGTAACCGGTACTACGACTTTGAGAAGCTGCCCTTCTTCTCGACTGCCGCGTCCACAGGTGAACAGACCCTCTGGGGCCCGTACATCGACTATCTCGGCTTCGAGGAGTACATCCTGACGTTCACAGCCCCCGTTTACGTCCACGGAACCTTCATGGGGGTCGCTGGATGCGATATCCGCATCAAGGACCTGGAAGCCCTCATCATGCCCCACCTGCGCGTGGTCCCGGGCAACGCCGCCCTCATCAACGCCAGCAACCGCGTCATTCTCGGCAACTCCCCGATGTATCTGGTGGGCGACCGGATCAAACCCGGAGCTGCGGAGCAGCAGCGGTTGGCCCTGGATGTCCCCCACCTGGGGCTCGCGCTGATCTACACCGACCCGCTGAAGGCTTCCGCAGCAGTTAGCGCATAA
- a CDS encoding dihydroxy-acid dehydratase, whose protein sequence is MRSAQWFGRDDLAGFLHRSSLAGTGLGRHALDGRPVIGICNSWSDLVSCNFHLKGLADAVRRGVAQAGGVAVEFTTMSLGEALMKPTAMMYRNLVAMEVEESIRAYPLDAVVLLGGCDKTVPAQLMGAAGADVPAIALTGGPANPAVFRGRELGVGTDLWAYVDELRAGRMSQSDFAELEAASGPSVGHCPELGTASTMAALTEALGMALPGSATVPATHSRRYALGEATGERAVDLARSGLRPSRILTPAAFDNAITALMALGGSTNAVIHLLAIARKAGVELALDRFDQISARTPLIANLRPSGEELFARLNTVGGIPAVLHRLEPLLDTDTLTVTGKPLRESIRPAAVEDVVLSTLDSPFAPSGGIAVVKGNLAPDGALIKTSAATPALLRHRGPALVFDDHHELSHRIDDPDLDVTADTVLVLRNIGPVGGPGMPEWGALPLPEKLLRQGVTDMVRISDARMSGTCFGTMAVHVAPEAAVGGPLGKLRTGDPVVLDVRQRTLAVDLPDSEFLSRPSFTPPRTPPKGYRKLVNDHILQADKGCDFDFMADGGPAPDLAPGSIPAGWHGGW, encoded by the coding sequence ATGCGTAGCGCACAGTGGTTCGGACGGGATGATCTCGCAGGGTTCCTGCACCGCTCGTCGCTGGCGGGCACCGGGCTCGGCCGGCACGCTCTTGATGGGCGGCCGGTCATCGGCATCTGCAACTCGTGGTCGGACCTGGTCAGCTGCAACTTCCACCTGAAGGGCCTGGCTGATGCTGTCCGGCGCGGCGTCGCGCAGGCCGGCGGCGTCGCGGTGGAGTTCACCACCATGAGTCTTGGCGAGGCCCTGATGAAGCCGACCGCAATGATGTACCGCAACCTCGTGGCGATGGAGGTCGAGGAATCCATACGCGCGTATCCGCTCGACGCCGTGGTGCTGCTTGGCGGATGCGATAAAACGGTTCCGGCGCAGCTCATGGGAGCGGCCGGCGCAGATGTGCCGGCGATCGCGCTCACCGGCGGCCCGGCCAATCCCGCTGTCTTCCGCGGCCGGGAACTCGGAGTCGGAACGGACCTGTGGGCCTACGTTGACGAGCTGCGTGCCGGACGGATGAGCCAGTCCGACTTCGCTGAACTCGAGGCGGCATCCGGCCCCTCGGTCGGGCATTGCCCGGAGCTGGGCACTGCATCCACGATGGCAGCGCTCACCGAAGCACTCGGGATGGCCCTTCCGGGCAGCGCCACCGTGCCGGCCACCCACTCACGCCGCTACGCCCTGGGCGAGGCCACCGGCGAACGGGCCGTGGATCTCGCCCGCAGCGGTCTCCGGCCCTCCCGGATCCTCACCCCCGCGGCCTTCGACAACGCGATCACCGCCCTGATGGCCCTCGGGGGATCCACCAACGCTGTCATCCACCTGCTTGCGATCGCGCGGAAGGCCGGGGTGGAGCTTGCCCTGGACCGGTTCGACCAGATCTCCGCCCGGACCCCCCTGATTGCCAACCTGCGCCCCAGCGGGGAAGAGCTCTTCGCGCGGCTCAACACCGTCGGCGGCATCCCCGCAGTCCTGCACCGGCTGGAGCCCCTGCTGGACACGGACACGCTGACCGTAACCGGAAAGCCCCTCCGCGAAAGCATCCGGCCGGCCGCCGTCGAGGACGTGGTGCTGTCCACGCTCGACAGCCCGTTCGCCCCCAGCGGGGGCATCGCCGTCGTCAAGGGCAACCTCGCACCCGACGGCGCGCTGATCAAGACCAGCGCCGCGACCCCGGCGCTGCTGCGCCACCGTGGCCCCGCGCTGGTCTTCGATGACCATCACGAGCTCAGCCACCGCATCGACGACCCTGACCTGGACGTCACGGCCGATACCGTGCTCGTGCTCCGCAACATCGGCCCGGTCGGGGGACCGGGAATGCCGGAATGGGGAGCGCTGCCCCTGCCCGAGAAGCTGCTCCGGCAGGGAGTCACTGACATGGTCCGCATTTCCGATGCCCGCATGAGCGGAACGTGCTTCGGCACCATGGCCGTGCACGTCGCCCCGGAAGCCGCCGTCGGCGGACCGCTGGGCAAGCTGCGCACCGGGGATCCGGTGGTGCTCGACGTCAGGCAGCGGACTCTCGCCGTCGACCTCCCGGACAGTGAGTTCCTCAGCCGGCCATCCTTTACCCCTCCCCGTACCCCGCCCAAGGGATACCGGAAGCTGGTCAACGACCACATCCTCCAGGCCGACAAGGGCTGCGACTTCGACTTCATGGCCGACGGCGGGCCCGCACCGGACCTGGCCCCGGGCTCCATCCCGGCGGGATGGCACGGAGGTTGGTAA